Genomic segment of Benincasa hispida cultivar B227 chromosome 1, ASM972705v1, whole genome shotgun sequence:
CATCACAATTTAGAGACGCTATATTAATATTGCGGAATAAAtgtggaaataaatatttcatatactgAAAGTTTGGATGTCCTAAACGATAATGCCATAACATAAAGTCATTTTCGGAAGTAGAAAACTTTAAAGACATAAAACCAGTTCTATGATCCCTCCTAGAAGAAGCATCGTCAGAAAGGAAGTAGAGCCCTCTATCgtgccgggcagtgccaatcgtcatccccgaCTTCTGATCCTGAAACACAACAGAATCTAGTGAGAAAATGGCCTTACAGTTCAGAtctcttgtaattttactgACTGATAAAAGATTATAAGAGATTTTAGGCACATGTATCACTAAACCATCAAAAGGAGAGGTATTTCCTTTCCCTGCAACTGGGGCAAAAGACCCGTCTGCAATTCTAACACGTTCATGCCCCGCACTCGGACAGTATGAAACAAACAATTCTGAAGAGCTGGTGAGATGATCTGTGGCCCCTGAATCTACAATTCAGGGTTTCTTGCCATTAATGCTAATAAAGCCAAAAGATGGAAATGTACCTGATTGCGCAATGGCACTCACCCCGACAGCACTCAAATTGGTCTTATTATCGGCTGAGGACTGATGTTGTGTAGTCACTTACGAGTGCACGTCCAAAGTTTGATTTGTCATGTGACTGTCGTCTCCTACTGTTTGGGGGCCTGCCGTGCAGCTTCCAACATTGGTCCTTCGTATACCACGGCTTCTTACAATGCTCACAAACAGGTGTGGGCTTTTTATCACTGTCGGAACTGGACGCCTTTGTAACAAAGGCTGATGCATTAGTGGAAACAGTCACAGGATTGTTCGTAGCATGTGATCGATCCTCTTCCAGTCGAACCTCTGAACAAACTTCTCTGAGAGAAGGAGTAGGTCGTTGACCCAATATGCGACTCCGAACACTGTCAAATTTTGGGTTCAGGATTGTTCATAGCATGTGATCGATCCTCTTCCAGTCGAACCTCTGAACAAACTTCTCTGAGAGAAGGAGTAGGTCGTTGACCCAATATGCAACTCCGAACATTGTCAAATTTTAGGTTCAATCCAGCCAAAAACACATACACCTGATCTGCCTCTTCAAGTTTCAAGTACTGGGCCCCATCTTGTGCGCAGTTCCAGACAATCTGTCGGCAAAGGTCCATCTCTTGCCaatatacaaataatttattaaagtaGAAAGTAACATCCATGGTCCCTTGTTTGCACTCATGGACCTGTTTGTGTAACGTGTACAACCGAGATGCTTTTTGTCGCTTCGAGTACAGATCCCTGGCTGCCTCCCAGATATCTCTAGCAGTTGCTGCATACAGTAAGGGTCGGCCAATCTGTGGCTCCATACTATTGATGAGGACagaccctgtctcttatacacatctagatgtgtataagagacaggagtacAGATCCCTGGCTGCCTCCCAGATATCTCTAGCAGTTGCTGCATACAGTAAGGGTCGGCCAATCTTACGTCTTTTCTCACGTAGGTCTGGATTTGACCCCCTTcgtccctgtctcttatacacatctcgCTTTGAGTACAGATCCCTGGCTGCCTCCCAGATATCTCTAGCAGTTGCTGCATACAGTAAGGGTCGGCCAATCTgttacctgtctcttatacacatctagatgtgtataagagacaggagaaACAGATCGGAGGCAGCGGCTTTTGGAAGGACTGCTGTGGCGTCGGGTCGGCAGCTCGGATCTGCGCCTGGGGGAAATGCGGCTGGACAGAGACAGAATCGATCGGCTGGGTCGGTTCTCCTCGGATCGGCTCCCAAATCGATCGCGGTTGGACAGCAAAGTGATGGCCGGCGATTCGTGCGGCATGGTCGACGCGAACGAGGGTCTTTGTGGCTCGATCTCACGATTCTCTCCTTCGAAGGGACCCCCGATCGACGTCGACGGCGCCCCCTGTGGTGGCTGGACGGCGGCGATGGTGGCTGGAAGAAGTTATGGTAGGGCAGATTGGAGATATTCTTTTACAGCCTCTTGGATAACAGTTTTCATGTCCATGATTGGAGCTTCGTCTGTAGAAGATGTCTGTGGGCTAGAGTTTTGTtgccatgctctgataccatgatgaaaaataggaaaagaaagagACCAACACACattttacgtggaaaccctagaatagggagaaaaaccacgatacagACCTTTTTCTTATTATTGTTAATTGATACACAAAATACAAGAGAACAGGAtgaataaatagacagtagagAGCCCTAAGGTAAGAGACAATTACCATAATACCCCTAGGTAAAACCCTACTTTCAACGAAGATATGTAAAAGGGAACAAAAAGTATATGCCCTAGAAATCCATACAAGAGATACAGCACCTAAATGAGTTTAAGAAGATAGATAGCAGTAGCACCGATTAACTCCGCTTGATATAAAATTCGTCTGTGAGAAGTAGAGTAACAAGGGGAGAACTGAAGTCTGAAAAGAAAATTTCCTGATATTTAAATTATCTTTATGCCATAGGCTTGCAAGATGAAGAATGTATGATAGAATTATTGGAACGATCTTCCAAGCTAGGAAATTTCCCAAACAACATCAATTTGCGATCACAACCTTGAATGAAAGCCAAGGACTGTAAGATAAATAACAGCGAAGTCAATTTGATCAATTTTGAGTAACATAGTCATAATTATCTGTGGGGAACTCCAAATGAAGCTCCATAGCATTCATAAGAAACTTAGCTTGTTATATTCCAACAATATTACGTTCCAACATATCATAAGAATAGTtatatccaaattttgaatttgataaatCTTAGGAAATTAAGTAATGAGAGACCAATGGTTTTCTATAGTTTTCACTGCAATACTTTGATTGTCAAGACTACAATGGTTTATTcgcagaaagaagaagaaggatttgACCACCAGATAGGAAAAATGCCAGCTGTGCCATCTCCAGATACGGTGATTAAAATTTTGCAACCTATATGTATGATAATTTCCATTTGGAAATTGATCTTGATTATATTACAGCTTCTATCAATGGAAGACTTGCGCGAGAGACGCCTTACAGATCCATCTCTTCCTAGGTAAGATTTATCTGTTGTCCACTTTAGGTTTTCTTTATATGGGCTTTCCTATCATGTAAGTTAGTTGGTACATTTTTGCTTGTTCTTCCTTCAATGAAGTAGCTCTTCCATTGGTTTTGTTCTTTTTCATGGTAGGTTTATTTGCTCCAATATCAGAAATTTTTATTCTgatatttgataatatatatgaaaatattaagCCATTTATTTTGGGGAAATCATGTTTAGTTGGTTTTATTTTGATCAGAGCGTAGGTTAAGGTTAGGCCATGTAATGTGGGCAAAATCTCTATGACCGAGGTCCGGCGTACTAATAGAATCAGCTTACGGCATTCCTTTGGAAGTTTCATTCCATATGAAGTTTGTAATTGAAAGGAATCAATTGCaggaattttgaatttcttcTGGTAGGGTGATTACTGTTAATTGTCTTTTCTCTTTCTCCgtttgtttcaaaatt
This window contains:
- the LOC120092499 gene encoding uncharacterized protein LOC120092499 isoform X2; amino-acid sequence: MEPQIGRPLLYAATARDIWEAARDLYSKRQKASRLYTLHKQVHECKQGTMDVTFYFNKLFVYWQEMDLCRQIVWNCAQDGAQYLKLEEADQVYVFLAGLNLKFDNVRSCILGQRPTPSLREVCSEVRLEEDRSHATNNPVTVSTNASAFVTKASSSDSDKKPTPVCEHCKKPWYTKDQCWKLHGRPPNSRRRQSHDKSNFGRALVSDYTTSVLSR
- the LOC120092499 gene encoding uncharacterized protein LOC120092499 isoform X1, with translation MEPQIGRPLLYAATARDIWEAARDLYSKRQKASRLYTLHKQVHECKQGTMDVTFYFNKLFVYWQEMDLCRQIVWNCAQDGAQYLKLEEADQVYVFLAGLNLKFDNVRSCILGQRPTPSLREVCSEVRLEEDRSHATNNPVTVSTNASAFVTKASSSDSDKKPTPVCEHCKKPWYTKDQCWKLHGRPPNSRRRQSHDKSNFGRALVSDYTTSVLSR
- the LOC120092499 gene encoding uncharacterized protein LOC120092499 isoform X3, translating into MEPQIGRPLLYAATARDIWEAARDLYSKRQKASRLYTLHKQVHECKQGTMDVTFYFNKLFVYWQEMDLCRQIVWNCAQDGAQYLKLEEADQVYVFLAGLNLKFDNVRSCILGQRPTPSLREVCSEVRLEEDRSHATNNPVTVSTNASAFVTKASSSDSDKKPTPVCEHCKKPWYTKDQCWKLHGRPPNSRRRQSHDKSNFGRALVSDYTTSVLSR